In a single window of the Nycticebus coucang isolate mNycCou1 chromosome 13, mNycCou1.pri, whole genome shotgun sequence genome:
- the LOC128563600 gene encoding LOW QUALITY PROTEIN: protein aurora borealis-like (The sequence of the model RefSeq protein was modified relative to this genomic sequence to represent the inferred CDS: substituted 1 base at 1 genomic stop codon) — MGDVKESTMQITPETPGRIPVLNPFESPSDYSNLHEQTLASPSVFKSTKLPTPGQFRWSIDQLAVINPVEIDPEDIHRQALYLSHSRLDKDVEDKRQKAIEEFFTKDVLVPSPWTEHEGKQLSECHSSKCIKSDSPAGKKLSIYSEKCNAACQTLLSLPVDFNLEKILGDYFRADEFADQSPGNLSSSSLRRKLFFDGNRSISESLPSASPRSPHSSAQASVEVYYSIDLSPVQCRSPVQTPGSGQFSSSPIKASAKKXSVGSITSPSPVSSPAFSPVAFHIGKTPLSEQRKFTFHSPDASSGTNSNGITNKFIRSPYIDGCSPIKNWSPMRLEMCSSGTQYETSLIHIPFTLETHDEDTEDKEDISSTDISSAGMGAAEIHLRQLNRDASTHGTRLVVTAMSITQNQSSASEKELAPLRDVESKKESNTVDMVEPIELGDESSWIKGLVENRSLPMTDFVSGLSFSIENSNMCMSPLAENCVIPCESTNIQQEHNPGVDEKSKSFSAAVLRIPLPEPKTVPEEPLLCFYAQQ; from the coding sequence ATGGGAGATGTCAAAGAATCAACAATGCAGATAACACCGGAAACTCCAGGAAGGATCCCTGTTTTAAATCCTTTTGAAAGTCCTAGTGATTATTCTAATCTCCATGAACAAACTCTTGCCAGTCCTTCtgtttttaaatcaacaaaattacCAACTCCAGGGCAATTTAGATGGTCTATTGATCAACTAGCTGTAATAAATCCTGTAGAAATAGATCCAGAAGATATTCATCGTCAAGCTTTATACTTAAGTCATTCTCGACTAGATAAAGATGTggaagacaaaagacaaaaagccATCGAAGAGTTTTTCACTAAAGATGTCCTCGTACCTTCTCCTTGGACTGAACATGAAGGGAAACAGCTTTCAGAGTGCCATTCCAGTAAATGCATTAAAAGTGATTCTCCAGCTGGAAAAAAGTTGAGCatttattctgagaaatgcaaTGCTGCTTGTCAGACATTGCTGTCTCTTCCTGTGGATTTTAATCTAGAGAAAATATTAGGTGACTATTTTAGAGCTGATGAATTTGCAGATCAGTCTCCTGGAAACCTCAGCTCTTCATCTCTCAGAAGAAAGCTCTTTTTTGATGGAAACAGAAGCATCTCTGAATCTTTACCTTCAGCTTCTCCCAGAAGTCCTCATAGCAGTGCTCAGGCCTCAGTTGAAGTTTATTATTCAATAGATTTATCTCCTGTACAGTGTAGGAGCCCTGTACAGACACCAGGTTCGGGGCAGTTTTCTTCTAGCCCCATTAAGGCTAGTGCAAAAAAATAGAGTGTGGGAAGTATAACCAGCCCTTCACCTGTTTCTTCACCTGCTTTCTCGCCAGTTGCATTTCACATAGGAAAGACCCCACTCTCAGAACAAAGGAAGTTTACTTTTCATTCTCCTGATGCTTCATCTGGAACAAATTCTAATGGAATTACTAATAAGTTTATCAGAAGTCCTTATATAGATGGCTGCTCACCGATTAAAAATTGGTCTCCCATGAGACTCGAGATGTGTAGCAGTGGTACGCAGTACGAGACCTCACTGATCCACATTCCCTTTACTCTTGAGACTCACGATGAAGATACAGAAGATAAAGAGGACATTTCTTCCACAGATATTTCATCAGCAGGCATGGGTGCTGCTGAAATACACCTACGGCAATTGAATCGTGACGCTTCTACACACGGCACACGTTTAGTTGTGACTGCCATGTCTATTACACAAAATCAGTCCAGTGCTTCTGAGAAAGAATTAGCACCACTGCGGGATGTTGAAAGCAAGAAGGAGAGCAACACTGTGGATATGGTTGAGCCTATAGAGCTAGGAGATGAGAGCTCTTGGATCAAGGGGCTGGTTGAAAACAGGAGTTTACCCATGACTGATTTTGTGAGCGGACTTTCCTTCAGTATTGAAAACTCTAACATGTGCATGTCACCTCTTGCTGAAAACTGTGTCATTCCCTGTGAAAGCACTAACATTCAGCAAGAACACAACCCAGGTGTTGATGAAAAGAGCAAGTCCTTCTCGGCAGCAGTCCTTAGAATACCTCTACCAGAACCAAAGACTGTCCCAGAAGAGCCCCTCCTGTGTTTTTATGCACAGCAATAA